Proteins from a genomic interval of Tiliqua scincoides isolate rTilSci1 chromosome 11, rTilSci1.hap2, whole genome shotgun sequence:
- the HEPACAM gene encoding hepatic and glial cell adhesion molecule, translating to MKREREVLSRVFSAPGFVHVACLLIIYTDLLEGVNITSPVLLIHGTVGKPALLSVKYTSTSTDKPVIKWQVKRDKPVTVVQSIGTGIIGNLRLDYKDRIKIFENGSLLINELQLSDEGTYEVEISITDDTFTGEMNINLTVDVPISKPHVVLASSTVLELSEYFTLNCSHENGTKPAYTWLKDGKPLSNDSRLILSHDQKVLTITRVLMSDDDTYSCLVENPISSGRSIPIKLTVYRRSSLYIILSTGGIFLLVTLVTVCACWKPSKKNKRKMEKQSSAEYMDQNEEQLKHEVEVVPRSGEHERKNPVALYILKDKEYPEAEEDTLPDSQNTAEPSPPSYSSSPPPPGRSPGLPVRSARRYHRSPARSPATSRMHISPTRSPTSLGRPQNTTRFVRTTGVHIIRDQQGEASPVEINA from the exons ATCTGCTGGAAGGGGTTAACATcactagcccagtgctgttaATTCATGGTACAGTTGGCAAGCCTGCCCTCCTCTCTGTGAAAtacaccagcaccagcactgacaaGCCCGTGATCAAATGGCAAGTGAAGCGTGACAAGCCTGTGACCGTGGTGCAGTCCATTGGCACTGGGATCATTGGTAACCTTCGTCTAGATTACAAGGATCGGATTAAAATCTTTGAGAATGGTTCCCTGCTGATCAATGAGTTGCAGTTGTCTGATGAGGGGACCTATGAAGTGGAGATCTCCATTACAGATGACACCTTCACGGGGGAGATGAACATTAATCTTACTGTGGATG TTCCAATTTCAAAGCCCCATGTGGTCCTGGCCTCCTCAACCGTGCTGGAGCTCAGCGAATACTTCACACTGAACTGCTCCCATGAAAATGGCACCAAGCCTGCTTACACATGGCTGAAGGACGGCAAACCCCTCAGCAACGACTCCCGGCTGATCCTCTCCCACGACCAGAAGGTGCTCACCATCACCAGAGTTCTGATGTCCGACGACGACACTTACAGTTGCCTGGTGGAGAACCCGATCAGCAGCGGGCGCAGCATCCCCATAAAGCTGACCGTGTACA GAAGAAGCTCCCTCTATATCATCCTCTCCACCGGGGGAATTTTCCTTCTAGTTACTTTAGTCACCGTCTGCGCCTGTTGGAAACCATCCAAGAA GAACAAACGGAAAATGGAAAAGCAGAGTTCCGCTGAGTACATGGACCAGAATGAGGAGCAGTTAAAGCATGAGG TTGAGGTTGTCCCTCGAAGTGGAGAACACGAGCGCAAGAACCCGGTTGCTTTGTACATTCTGAAGGACAAA GAGTATCCAGAAGCAGAAGAGGACACCCTCCCTGATTCCCAAAATACCGCCGAGCCCTCTCCACCCAGCTACTCCAGCTCTCCACCTCCACCTGGAAGATCCCCCGGACTGCCTGTTCGGTCTGCTCGCAGATACCATCGCTCCCCAGCCCGGTCTCCAGCCACATCCAGAATGCACATATCCCCCACCAGGTCCCCCACCTCTCTGGGACGTCCCCAAAATACCACACGCTTTGTGCGGACTACTGGAGTTCATATCATCCGAGATCAACagggggaagccagtcctgtggAAATCAACGCATGA